The Cystobacter fuscus DSM 2262 genomic sequence GCCGGCCCTCGGGAGTGAGCACCGTCGCCCGGGCTCCCGGGCGCATCTGCCGCAGCGCGTCCTGGAGCGCGTCGGGGTCGTTCCTCGCGGAGGACCATTCGGCCACCCGGCTGGCCATGTCGCGCTCCACGCCCTCCTTCCAGGGCGCATCCAGGACGTACTTCTGCAGGAACGTCATGCACACCAGGAAGAGCACCACCTGCGCGACGCCCACCAGGTAGATGCGCAGCAGCAGTCGGCTGGCGAAACGAGGCCGCCGGAGCCTCACGACTCCTCTCCACTGGCGAGCAGATAACCCGCGCCGCGCACGGTGCGCAGCAGCTTCGGGTTGCGTGGGTCCTCTTCTATTTTCTGGCGGATGCGGAAGATGTGGACGTCCACGGAGCGGTCGAAGACCTCCTCCGCGTTGCCCTTGACCAGATCCAGCAGTTGCTCGCGGCTGAGCACGCGGCCGGCGCGCTCGGCGAGCACCCGCAGCAGGGCGAACTCATAGGTGGTGAGCGGCAGCACCTTGCCATCCAGCGTGGCGCGCAGGCTCCGGGGATCGAGCGACAGCTTGCCCGCCTGGATGGGCTGGGACGAGGGGCCGGCACGTCCGCGGGCCCGGCGCACCTGGGCGCGGATGCGCGCGAGCAGCTCGCGGGGGGAGTAGGGCTTGGCCAGGTAGTCGTCCGCGCCCGTCTCCAGGCCAATCACCCGATCGACCTCCTCGCCGCGCGCCGTCACCATGATGATGGGGATGTCGCTGCGGGTGCGCAGCTCGCGGCACACCTCGATGCCATCTCTCCCGGGGAGCATGACGTCCAGGAGGATGACGTCATAGGCGTGGCGGTTGGCCTCGGTGAGGCCCTCGGGGCCCGTGCCCGCCACGGTGACGAGCAGCCCATGCTCCTGGAGGTAGCGGCTGGTGAGCCGCGCCAGCCGGTCATCGTCCTCCACCAGCAGCACCTGGATGGTGCCTTCCTCCGAAGGGGAGTGTGTTGTCTCCTCCATGTCCCGATTCCTCCTGCCGCGCGGGGCCTGCCCAGGTCCACCGGGGTGAAGATACGGCCTGGGCGCGGCGGATGGGGGGGTGCTCCCCCAGGCCGCACCGCAGGATGCCGCCGGGACATGTCGGGCGGGCTTCCCCTGGATGAAGAAATATTACGGCGCGCCCTCACGCTCCGTGTGGGAGCGAGGGAGCGTCCAGGGGGAGGGGGGCGGGGTCGCGCTCCTCGCCGCGCATCAACCAGCGGATGAGCGGGGTGGCGATGAAGGTGGAGACGATGGCCATGAGCACGAGCATGGTGAACATGCTCCGGGGGAGCACGCCCAGGTCGTACCCCACGTTGAGCGCGATCAGCTCCATGAGGGCCCGGGTGTTCATGCAGACGCCGAGCACCAGGGACGAGCGGTGGTCCTCGCCGACGAGGCGGGCCCCCACGTAGGCGCCCCCGAACTTGGAGACGAACGCCACCGCCATCACGAGCAGGCAGATGCCCACCTCGCGCAGGGAGGACAGCGAGCCGACGTTCGTGCGCAGCCCCGTGTACGTGAAGAAGAGGGGGAGGAAGAAGGTGTTCACCAGGGGAGACACCCGCGTCTTCCACTCGTTCACGAACTGGCGGTCGTCGTGCAGGGCCGCGCCCAT encodes the following:
- a CDS encoding response regulator transcription factor; this translates as MEETTHSPSEEGTIQVLLVEDDDRLARLTSRYLQEHGLLVTVAGTGPEGLTEANRHAYDVILLDVMLPGRDGIEVCRELRTRSDIPIIMVTARGEEVDRVIGLETGADDYLAKPYSPRELLARIRAQVRRARGRAGPSSQPIQAGKLSLDPRSLRATLDGKVLPLTTYEFALLRVLAERAGRVLSREQLLDLVKGNAEEVFDRSVDVHIFRIRQKIEEDPRNPKLLRTVRGAGYLLASGEES